In Streptomyces sp. NBC_01381, a genomic segment contains:
- a CDS encoding class I SAM-dependent methyltransferase, with amino-acid sequence MAPTRNDDVDWDSWPVQDYLGENYRELHPSDAAVIAHHSAFYRQLAPASAARSLEFGAGPNLYPLMLAAAASRRIDAVEASATGVAYLTRQLEEPPDASWSPFYELCRSLNPGLPSSLPEALTRVRVVHGDIRALTPGGYDIASMNFVAEGVTEDFTEFTDFCHRFVRSVGPGGHLVAAFMENMPTYRIGPASRWPGCPVDPDVVKEVFAPLTRRLVVTRIDADPTLPDYGDSGMVLLTAVRGPS; translated from the coding sequence ATGGCGCCCACCCGCAACGACGACGTGGACTGGGACAGCTGGCCCGTCCAGGACTATCTCGGCGAGAACTACCGCGAGCTGCATCCCTCCGACGCCGCGGTCATCGCCCACCACTCCGCCTTCTACCGGCAGTTGGCCCCGGCAAGCGCAGCCCGCTCCCTGGAGTTCGGAGCCGGGCCCAATCTCTATCCGCTCATGCTCGCCGCCGCCGCGAGCCGTCGGATCGACGCCGTGGAGGCGAGCGCGACGGGCGTCGCCTATCTGACCCGGCAGCTCGAAGAGCCGCCGGACGCCAGCTGGTCGCCGTTCTACGAGCTGTGCCGCAGCCTCAACCCCGGCCTGCCCTCAAGCCTGCCGGAGGCACTGACGCGCGTACGCGTGGTGCACGGCGACATCCGTGCGCTCACGCCCGGCGGTTACGACATCGCCTCGATGAACTTCGTCGCCGAGGGTGTCACCGAGGACTTCACGGAGTTCACCGACTTCTGCCACCGCTTCGTGCGCTCCGTCGGCCCCGGCGGGCACCTGGTCGCCGCGTTCATGGAGAACATGCCCACCTACCGCATCGGTCCCGCATCGCGCTGGCCCGGCTGCCCGGTGGACCCGGACGTCGTCAAGGAGGTGTTCGCACCGCTGACGCGGCGGCTCGTGGTCACCCGGATCGACGCCGATCCGACGCTGCCGGACTACGGCGACTCCGGCATGGTGCTCCTGACGGCCGTCCGCGGCCCCTCGTGA
- a CDS encoding aminotransferase class I/II-fold pyridoxal phosphate-dependent enzyme translates to MAGYVLLVAALTAAYLTLPDLRAPLWALIGLGGVAAVFTGVRVHRPAHRWPWWVLAAGLLTFAAGDTYYNVVEEYLHASNPFPSPADALYLATYPLFAAGLFGLVRYRWAGRDLPSLLDALIFTGGLALPVWVYLVQPLTEVEGLTWAQRAISIAYPLGDVLVLALLAGMLTPGSVSGHNRCVQLLAVGTVTLLGFDIAYGILQLNGLWQTGTPLDLGWIVFYTAWGLAALHPSMVELTAYAHQRKSLLPPTHRLALLALATLIAPAVLLAEGLAGRAHDAPVIAAFSGALFLLVIFRLGGMVVAHRKAVDRELALRTAASSLVSAVRPEEIAETCDGAVTELSAPDVRTATLLPGADGSPSALPSELALDRTHLVPVAELGPDITPRFGAPGSALVCPMIQRDRPAGDAPPGVLIAAGPERQLTEIWGSLEILASHAGLAMERIALRQEIIRRESEAYFRTLVRNASDVILIVDDDDTVRYASPSAAVVFGAARLIGTTLPELVDARDRRRAGRVLRALRDGGQREPHDYWWMRRDTGRVEVEVRCSDLRDDPTVRGLVVTLRDVTEQRQLEHELTQRAFHDALTGLPNRTLLLERIERALLRGDRESTLTCVLFIDLDDFKVVNDTMGHSVGDRLLTAVGSRLAQTLRRSDTAARLGGDEFAVLMEDAKKPADAEILAAQVVQALSRPFHLPDATVSASASVGVATAADSSGSEELLAHADLALYAAKAAGKRQWRRFRPRLHVRMRERHDLQASLDRAIADEEFALRYQPVVDITANGHRTGEPDGPPAEIVGFEALARWPHPQRGLVPPQQFIPLAEETGHITPLGAWVLANATADIVALQRTVAAASAAPYVSVNVSARQFRDTGFLDDVRKALRTPGLAAGSLQLELTESVLMRRDGQIQAVMEALKDLGVRIAVDDFGTGFSSLRYLREFPIDVLKIDKSFIDGIGDDTRQVALVEGIVHLADTLGLQVIAEGIEDPVQRDLLAGMGCRFGQGYLFARPLTAEQGERMLRGGAGCRGTRGARAAPTARAAVPAAPVQSALSAPSTPVLSKPLAPARETATSRADAEPLDMRHDPRWGDLDELRRTSPMSDAVLDEVRGRHIRSGDHWLIDFASCNYLGFDCDPEIIGAIEPAVRRWGTHPSWSRLIGSPRLYPEIEERLAALLGAPDTLLLPTATLIHASVIPVLADGGHVFVEAAAHRTVYDGCVAARAQGATLRRFHAQRPDELAAELRALPAGTARLVCLDGVNSMSGNIADIPELAGICRDLDATLYIDDTHGFGVIGERGANEPCPYGLRGNSVVRHTGETYDGVVLVGGFSKAYSSLLAFLALPSWLKDHLKVTAAPYLYSGPSPTASLATALAGLEVNDRRGDAIRADLHRKTVRVLDHVAALGVETLNSDQLPIVEIPLENADDLDAVGRFLWEQGIYVTLAAYPLVPHDRVGFRVQLTALNSDEDIDRLGTALTLLSERFPLRPAG, encoded by the coding sequence ATGGCCGGTTATGTGCTTCTGGTCGCCGCCCTCACCGCGGCCTATCTGACCCTTCCGGACCTGCGTGCTCCGCTCTGGGCGCTCATCGGTCTCGGTGGTGTCGCCGCCGTGTTCACGGGCGTGCGCGTGCACCGTCCCGCGCACCGCTGGCCGTGGTGGGTGCTCGCCGCCGGATTGCTCACCTTCGCCGCCGGTGACACGTACTACAACGTGGTCGAGGAGTATCTGCACGCCTCCAACCCGTTTCCCTCCCCCGCCGACGCCCTGTACCTGGCGACGTATCCGCTGTTCGCCGCCGGGCTCTTCGGGCTCGTCCGCTACCGCTGGGCGGGCCGCGACCTGCCGAGCCTGCTCGACGCGCTGATCTTCACCGGCGGCCTCGCGCTGCCCGTCTGGGTCTATCTCGTCCAGCCGCTCACCGAGGTCGAGGGCCTGACCTGGGCGCAGCGCGCGATCAGCATCGCCTACCCGCTGGGCGACGTGCTGGTCCTCGCGCTCCTTGCCGGAATGCTCACCCCCGGCTCCGTGTCCGGCCACAACCGCTGCGTGCAGCTCCTCGCCGTCGGCACCGTCACGCTGCTCGGCTTCGACATCGCGTACGGAATTCTGCAGCTCAACGGGTTGTGGCAGACCGGCACCCCGCTCGACCTGGGCTGGATCGTCTTCTACACGGCCTGGGGGCTCGCGGCGCTGCATCCGTCGATGGTGGAACTGACCGCGTACGCGCATCAGCGCAAGTCCCTGCTGCCGCCGACGCACCGGCTCGCGCTGCTCGCCCTCGCCACCCTGATCGCCCCGGCCGTCCTGCTCGCCGAGGGGCTCGCGGGCAGGGCCCATGACGCGCCCGTGATCGCCGCGTTCTCCGGTGCGCTGTTCCTCCTGGTGATCTTCCGGCTCGGCGGGATGGTCGTGGCACACCGCAAGGCCGTGGACCGTGAGCTGGCGCTGCGTACCGCTGCCTCCTCCCTGGTGTCGGCGGTCAGGCCCGAGGAGATCGCGGAGACCTGCGACGGGGCGGTCACCGAGCTGTCCGCGCCCGATGTCCGCACGGCCACCCTGCTGCCCGGCGCCGACGGATCTCCCTCGGCCCTGCCCTCCGAACTCGCCCTTGACCGCACCCATCTGGTGCCCGTCGCCGAGCTCGGCCCGGACATCACCCCCCGCTTCGGGGCGCCCGGGAGCGCCCTGGTGTGCCCCATGATCCAGCGCGACCGCCCCGCCGGCGACGCGCCGCCGGGTGTGCTGATCGCGGCGGGCCCCGAGCGCCAACTCACCGAGATCTGGGGCTCCTTGGAGATCCTCGCCTCGCACGCGGGCCTCGCCATGGAGCGCATCGCGCTGCGCCAGGAGATCATCCGGCGGGAGAGCGAGGCGTACTTCCGCACGCTGGTGCGCAACGCGTCGGACGTCATCCTGATCGTCGACGACGACGACACCGTGCGGTACGCGAGTCCGTCCGCTGCGGTCGTGTTCGGGGCCGCCCGGCTGATCGGGACGACGCTGCCCGAGCTGGTCGACGCGCGCGACCGGCGCCGCGCGGGGCGGGTCCTGCGGGCCCTGCGCGACGGCGGACAGCGCGAACCCCACGACTACTGGTGGATGCGGCGCGACACCGGGCGCGTCGAGGTGGAGGTGCGCTGCAGCGATCTGCGCGACGACCCGACGGTCCGGGGCCTTGTCGTCACCCTGCGGGACGTGACCGAGCAGCGTCAGCTGGAGCACGAGCTCACCCAGCGGGCCTTCCACGACGCGCTGACCGGCCTGCCCAACCGGACGCTGCTCCTGGAGCGGATCGAGCGCGCGCTGCTGCGTGGCGACCGCGAGTCGACCCTCACCTGTGTGCTCTTCATCGACCTCGACGACTTCAAGGTCGTCAACGACACGATGGGGCACTCGGTCGGCGACCGGCTGCTCACCGCCGTCGGCTCCCGGCTCGCGCAGACGCTGCGCCGCAGCGACACCGCGGCCCGGCTCGGCGGCGACGAGTTCGCGGTGCTGATGGAGGACGCGAAGAAGCCCGCCGACGCCGAGATCCTGGCCGCCCAGGTGGTGCAGGCGCTCAGCCGGCCCTTCCATCTGCCCGACGCCACGGTGAGCGCGTCGGCGAGCGTCGGCGTGGCCACGGCCGCGGACAGCTCGGGCTCCGAGGAGCTGCTCGCCCACGCCGACCTGGCCCTGTACGCCGCCAAGGCCGCCGGGAAGCGCCAGTGGCGCCGCTTCCGGCCACGGCTGCACGTACGGATGCGAGAGCGGCACGACCTGCAGGCGAGCCTGGACCGGGCGATCGCCGACGAGGAGTTCGCGCTGCGCTACCAGCCCGTCGTGGACATCACGGCCAACGGCCATCGGACCGGCGAACCGGACGGGCCGCCCGCCGAGATCGTCGGCTTCGAGGCCCTCGCCCGCTGGCCGCATCCCCAGCGCGGTCTGGTGCCGCCGCAGCAGTTCATCCCGCTCGCCGAGGAGACCGGCCACATCACGCCGCTGGGCGCCTGGGTGCTCGCCAACGCCACCGCCGACATCGTCGCACTGCAGCGGACGGTGGCGGCCGCATCGGCCGCGCCGTACGTCAGCGTCAACGTCTCCGCGCGGCAGTTCCGCGACACGGGCTTCCTCGACGACGTGCGCAAGGCGCTGCGGACGCCCGGACTCGCCGCGGGGTCACTGCAGTTGGAGCTCACCGAGTCGGTGCTGATGCGGCGGGACGGCCAGATCCAGGCGGTCATGGAGGCGCTCAAGGACCTCGGGGTGCGCATCGCGGTCGACGACTTCGGGACGGGATTCTCCTCGCTGCGGTATCTGCGGGAGTTCCCCATCGACGTACTGAAGATCGACAAGTCCTTCATCGACGGCATCGGCGACGACACCCGGCAGGTCGCCCTCGTCGAAGGCATCGTCCACCTCGCCGACACGCTGGGCCTTCAGGTCATCGCCGAGGGCATCGAGGATCCCGTGCAGCGCGACCTGCTCGCCGGGATGGGCTGCCGCTTCGGGCAGGGGTATCTCTTCGCGCGCCCGCTGACGGCGGAGCAGGGCGAACGCATGCTCCGGGGTGGCGCCGGATGCCGGGGCACCCGGGGCGCCCGCGCCGCGCCGACCGCCCGGGCCGCCGTCCCAGCCGCCCCCGTCCAGTCCGCACTGTCCGCACCGTCCACACCGGTCCTGTCCAAGCCGCTCGCCCCCGCGAGGGAGACCGCCACGAGCCGGGCGGATGCCGAGCCCCTGGACATGCGGCACGACCCGCGCTGGGGCGATCTCGACGAGCTGCGGCGGACCAGTCCGATGAGCGACGCCGTCCTGGACGAGGTGCGCGGCAGGCACATCCGCAGCGGAGACCACTGGCTGATCGACTTCGCGTCCTGCAACTATCTGGGCTTCGACTGCGACCCGGAGATCATCGGGGCCATCGAACCCGCCGTACGCCGCTGGGGCACGCACCCCAGCTGGTCCCGCCTCATCGGCAGCCCCCGGCTCTACCCGGAGATCGAGGAACGGCTCGCCGCGCTGCTCGGCGCGCCCGACACGCTGCTCCTGCCGACGGCGACCCTGATCCACGCCTCGGTGATCCCGGTCCTCGCGGACGGAGGCCATGTCTTCGTCGAGGCGGCGGCCCACCGCACGGTGTACGACGGCTGTGTGGCGGCCCGCGCCCAGGGCGCGACGCTGCGCCGGTTCCACGCCCAGCGGCCGGACGAACTGGCCGCCGAGCTGCGGGCGCTGCCCGCGGGAACGGCCCGCCTCGTCTGCCTGGACGGCGTCAACAGCATGAGCGGTAACATCGCCGACATCCCCGAACTGGCCGGTATCTGCCGGGACTTGGACGCCACGCTGTACATCGACGACACGCACGGCTTCGGTGTGATCGGGGAGCGCGGGGCGAACGAGCCGTGCCCCTACGGACTGCGCGGCAACAGCGTCGTGCGGCACACGGGCGAGACGTACGACGGTGTCGTGCTCGTCGGCGGTTTCTCCAAGGCGTACTCGTCGCTGCTCGCCTTTCTCGCGCTGCCGTCGTGGCTCAAGGACCATCTGAAGGTCACGGCGGCCCCGTATCTGTACTCCGGGCCGTCGCCGACGGCCTCCCTGGCCACCGCGCTCGCCGGCCTGGAGGTCAACGACCGGCGCGGCGACGCCATCCGCGCCGATCTGCACCGCAAGACCGTCCGGGTGCTCGATCACGTGGCGGCGCTCGGCGTGGAGACGCTCAACTCCGATCAGCTGCCGATCGTGGAGATCCCCCTGGAGAACGCCGACGACCTGGACGCGGTCGGCCGTTTCCTGTGGGAGCAGGGCATCTATGTGACGCTGGCGGCCTATCCGCTCGTGCCGCACGACCGGGTCGGCTTCCGCGTACAGCTCACGGCCCTCAACTCCGACGAGGACATCGACCGCCTGGGCACGGCGCTGACCCTTCTTTCCGAGCGGTTTCCGCTCCGTCCGGCGGGGTGA
- a CDS encoding right-handed parallel beta-helix repeat-containing protein, with product MRRTAAASALGRRAAPGALVAAIALIAAGGCAATPHYSPTSTYYVGAAGDDDNDGSSPDKAWRTLARAERVALEPGDRLLLEGGGRFTGTITLNGSEAGDADRPVVIGSYGEGRATVDAEGTPGISVHNTAGVEIRDLHVTGDRAAYAGDGGINLYADRPGGGPIDHVLVSDVEISGFRAGIAVGSNEERTGFKDVTVRQAKLHGNKDAGLLTYGPKFEPRQPAYAHEDFEVEDVTAYRNAGDPKADGRHTGDGIILGSVRQATVRNSTAHDNGARSAITAPSGPVGIWAYDATDVLLEHNTAYRNHTRSEVDGAGFGFDENVSGSTMQYNLAFHNDGSGFYAYTRVVNGAHTDNTIRYNLSSDNGRRLPQFGGLAVYGHDVRNLRMYQNTVVMTVLEDGRSGPALRLMDGQTGVTVRNNNFITDGSPLVLADEGLTAANVLVQGNNYRAPQGQWTAQWGDRTFAGLKAWSAATGQERLQGQPVGLTVDPCLAGGELPDVNSAGDAHLLAPDCAALAGKGLDLQALFGIDPGPVDYFGQTVGHPPPVGAALPPADD from the coding sequence ATGCGCAGGACAGCCGCCGCGTCCGCCCTGGGGCGCCGTGCCGCCCCAGGTGCGCTCGTCGCCGCGATCGCGCTGATCGCGGCCGGCGGCTGCGCCGCCACGCCGCACTACTCGCCGACCAGCACGTACTACGTCGGCGCCGCTGGCGACGACGACAACGACGGCTCATCGCCCGACAAGGCCTGGCGGACGCTGGCCCGTGCCGAACGCGTGGCGCTGGAGCCCGGCGACCGGCTGCTCCTGGAAGGCGGCGGCCGCTTCACCGGCACCATCACGCTGAACGGCTCGGAGGCGGGCGACGCGGACCGGCCCGTGGTGATCGGGTCGTACGGCGAGGGCCGGGCCACCGTCGACGCCGAGGGCACCCCCGGCATCTCCGTGCACAACACGGCGGGCGTGGAGATCCGCGATCTTCACGTGACCGGGGACCGCGCCGCCTACGCCGGCGACGGGGGCATCAACCTCTACGCCGACCGTCCGGGCGGCGGACCGATCGACCATGTCCTGGTCTCCGACGTCGAGATCTCCGGATTCCGGGCGGGCATCGCGGTCGGCAGCAACGAGGAGCGCACCGGCTTCAAGGATGTGACGGTGCGTCAGGCCAAGTTGCACGGCAACAAGGACGCCGGGCTGCTGACCTACGGCCCGAAGTTCGAGCCCCGCCAACCCGCCTACGCGCACGAGGACTTCGAGGTCGAGGACGTCACCGCCTACCGGAACGCCGGAGACCCGAAGGCGGACGGCCGGCACACCGGCGACGGCATCATCCTCGGCTCCGTGCGCCAGGCGACGGTGCGGAACTCCACCGCCCACGACAACGGCGCCCGATCGGCCATCACGGCGCCGTCGGGCCCGGTCGGCATCTGGGCCTACGACGCCACCGACGTACTCCTGGAGCACAACACCGCATACCGCAACCACACGCGCTCCGAGGTCGACGGTGCCGGATTCGGGTTCGACGAGAACGTCTCGGGCTCGACCATGCAGTACAACCTGGCGTTCCACAACGACGGCTCCGGCTTCTACGCCTACACCCGCGTGGTGAACGGCGCGCACACCGACAACACCATCCGCTACAACCTGTCCTCCGACAACGGCCGCAGGCTGCCGCAATTCGGCGGGCTCGCGGTCTACGGCCACGACGTGCGCAATCTGCGGATGTACCAGAACACCGTGGTCATGACCGTCCTGGAGGACGGCAGGAGCGGTCCCGCCCTGCGCCTGATGGACGGGCAGACCGGCGTCACCGTCCGCAACAACAACTTCATCACCGACGGCTCCCCGCTGGTCCTCGCGGACGAGGGCCTGACCGCCGCCAACGTCCTCGTGCAGGGCAACAACTACCGTGCCCCGCAAGGACAGTGGACCGCGCAGTGGGGCGACCGCACCTTCGCCGGCCTCAAGGCGTGGAGCGCGGCGACCGGACAGGAACGCCTCCAGGGACAGCCCGTCGGCCTGACCGTCGATCCCTGCCTCGCCGGCGGCGAGCTGCCCGACGTGAACTCCGCCGGTGACGCGCACCTGCTGGCCCCGGACTGCGCGGCCCTCGCCGGCAAGGGCCTGGACCTGCAGGCGCTGTTCGGCATCGACCCGGGCCCCGTCGACTACTTCGGGCAGACGGTCGGCCATCCCCCGCCCGTCGGCGCCGCCCTGCCCCCGGCGGATGACTGA
- a CDS encoding UDP-glucuronic acid decarboxylase family protein: MRVVVTGGGGFMGSHLCEALLARGDTVWCLDNFCTGEPENVAHLRGAHRFRLRHADVTEPFDVPGPVDAVAHLASPASPPDYHRLPLETLAVGSRGTENALRLAQRHDARFLLTSTSEVYGDPEIHPQPEDYWGHVNPVGPRSVYDEAKRYAEALSMAYRRSLGVDVGIVRIFNTYGPRMRPHDGRVVSTFVRQALAGRPLTIYGDGGQTRSFCYVDDLVRGLVAMLDSGHSGPVNLGNPSERTVRELAELVRKITGSRSPIEYRPLPVDDPTRRRPVINRALEELGWVPRVTLEEGLRHTVAWFTARSGPPPAKVPSLAPPQPVEA; this comes from the coding sequence ATGAGAGTCGTGGTGACGGGCGGCGGCGGATTCATGGGCTCCCATCTGTGCGAGGCGCTCCTCGCCAGGGGCGACACCGTCTGGTGCCTGGACAACTTCTGCACCGGCGAACCGGAGAACGTCGCCCACCTGCGCGGCGCGCACCGCTTCCGGCTGCGCCACGCGGACGTGACCGAGCCGTTCGACGTGCCGGGCCCGGTGGACGCGGTCGCCCACCTCGCGAGCCCCGCGTCACCGCCCGACTACCACCGGCTGCCCCTGGAGACCCTGGCCGTCGGCAGCAGGGGCACCGAGAACGCCCTGCGCCTGGCCCAGCGGCACGACGCCCGCTTCCTGCTGACCTCGACCAGCGAGGTCTACGGCGATCCGGAGATCCACCCGCAGCCCGAGGACTACTGGGGCCACGTCAACCCGGTCGGCCCGCGCAGTGTCTATGACGAGGCCAAGCGGTACGCGGAGGCGCTCTCCATGGCCTACCGGCGCAGCCTGGGCGTCGACGTGGGCATCGTACGGATCTTCAACACATACGGTCCGCGGATGCGGCCGCACGACGGGCGCGTGGTGTCGACCTTCGTCCGCCAGGCGCTTGCGGGCAGACCGCTGACGATCTACGGCGACGGCGGCCAGACCCGCAGCTTCTGCTACGTCGACGACCTCGTACGCGGCCTGGTGGCGATGCTCGACAGCGGCCACAGCGGCCCGGTGAACCTCGGCAATCCCAGCGAGCGCACCGTCCGTGAGCTCGCGGAACTCGTCCGCAAGATCACCGGATCGCGCTCCCCCATCGAGTACCGCCCGCTGCCCGTCGACGATCCGACCCGCCGCCGCCCCGTGATCAACCGGGCGCTCGAAGAGCTCGGCTGGGTTCCTCGGGTCACCCTGGAGGAAGGGCTGCGGCACACGGTGGCGTGGTTCACCGCCCGTTCCGGGCCGCCGCCCGCCAAGGTGCCGTCCCTGGCGCCGCCGCAGCCCGTGGAGGCCTGA
- a CDS encoding UDP-glucose/GDP-mannose dehydrogenase family protein, whose translation MRMTVIGTGYVGTVHAACMADLGHEVLGIDIDAERIASLAAGRAPIHESGLNELLARTVASGRLRFSTSLAEGAAFARTHFVCVGTPQRSDSNAADLRYVDAVVDSLAPHLRPGSLIVGKSTVPVGTAARLSERLAKMTPGTEVAWNPEFLREGSAVQDTMRPERLVVGVSSKHAEGVLRAIYTPMILAGVPFFSTDPATAELVKVAANSFLATKISFINAMAEVCDAAGADASVLAAAIGADSRIGPRFLEPGLGFGGSCFPKDIRAFAARAEELGAGDAVVFLHEVDRINTRQRRRTVDQARGLLGGSFTGRRIAVLGAAFKPGSDDVRDSPALVVAAALQEQGATVRVHDPQAVDNARTVHPELTYTLDVDKACEDADLVLHLTNWPEYRDIDPAALAAVVRSPVLVDARNSLDPRSWSAAGWAVHAPGRPRLSARAAAPSRPTAPVAALTGGAS comes from the coding sequence ATGAGGATGACAGTGATAGGCACCGGATACGTGGGGACGGTGCACGCCGCGTGCATGGCCGACCTGGGCCATGAGGTCCTCGGCATCGACATCGACGCCGAACGGATCGCATCGCTCGCGGCGGGCCGGGCCCCCATCCACGAGAGCGGCCTGAACGAGCTGCTCGCCCGCACCGTCGCGTCGGGCAGGCTGCGCTTCTCCACGTCGCTCGCCGAGGGCGCCGCGTTCGCCCGGACGCACTTCGTGTGCGTGGGCACCCCGCAGCGGTCCGACAGCAACGCCGCCGACCTGCGGTACGTCGACGCCGTCGTGGACAGCCTGGCCCCGCATCTGCGGCCCGGCAGCCTGATCGTCGGCAAGTCCACGGTGCCGGTGGGCACGGCGGCCCGGCTCTCCGAGCGGCTCGCCAAGATGACCCCGGGCACGGAGGTCGCCTGGAACCCCGAGTTCCTGCGCGAGGGCTCCGCCGTCCAGGACACGATGCGGCCCGAGCGGCTCGTCGTGGGCGTCTCGTCGAAGCACGCCGAGGGGGTGCTGCGGGCGATCTATACGCCGATGATCCTGGCCGGGGTGCCGTTCTTCAGCACCGATCCGGCCACCGCGGAGCTGGTCAAGGTGGCGGCGAACTCCTTCCTCGCCACCAAGATCTCCTTCATCAACGCGATGGCCGAGGTGTGCGACGCCGCCGGCGCCGACGCGTCGGTGCTCGCCGCGGCCATCGGCGCGGACTCCCGGATCGGGCCGCGCTTCCTGGAGCCTGGGCTCGGCTTCGGCGGGAGCTGCTTCCCCAAGGACATCCGGGCCTTCGCCGCCCGCGCCGAGGAGCTCGGCGCCGGCGACGCCGTGGTGTTCCTGCACGAGGTCGACCGGATCAACACCCGGCAGCGCAGGCGCACCGTCGACCAGGCACGCGGACTCCTCGGCGGTTCCTTCACCGGCCGCCGGATCGCCGTCCTCGGCGCCGCGTTCAAGCCCGGCAGCGACGACGTGCGCGACTCGCCGGCCCTCGTCGTGGCGGCCGCCCTGCAGGAACAGGGCGCCACGGTCCGCGTGCACGACCCCCAGGCCGTCGACAACGCGCGCACCGTCCACCCGGAGCTGACCTACACCCTGGACGTCGACAAGGCCTGCGAGGACGCGGACCTGGTCCTGCATCTCACGAACTGGCCCGAGTACCGCGACATCGACCCCGCCGCGCTCGCCGCGGTGGTCCGCTCCCCCGTCCTCGTGGACGCCCGCAACAGCCTCGACCCGCGCTCCTGGTCGGCGGCCGGCTGGGCCGTGCACGCACCGGGCCGCCCGCGACTCTCGGCGCGGGCGGCCGCCCCCTCACGACCCACCGCCCCCGTGGCGGCACTCACCGGAGGTGCGTCATGA
- the galE gene encoding UDP-glucose 4-epimerase GalE, which translates to MRKPSTILVTGGAGFIGSHTCVELLDHGYELIVIDDYSNSTPQVFTRVERITDRFVGAVYELDIRDRRALSAVFDRHSVDAVVHFAAHKAVGESTRMPIKYYDNNVGGTTALLRVMQEHAVHQLVFSSSCSIYGDAGRGPLDESTPAAPTNPYASSKWLCELLLADVCARCPEFTVLALRYFNPVGAHPSGLLGEDPGGVPDNLMPYVAQVAVGRRERLPVFGQDYATPDGTAVRDYLHVMDTAEAHRVALDHLADRPGMQIFNLGVGAGRSVLDVISAFAAACGRAVPYQILPRRPGDVTELVADAGAVARAWGWRPTRDLADMCRDAWRFQQLNPHGYAGSGRHPNGTRHDP; encoded by the coding sequence ATGAGGAAACCGTCCACGATCCTGGTCACCGGCGGAGCGGGCTTCATCGGAAGCCACACCTGCGTCGAACTCCTCGACCACGGCTACGAGTTGATCGTGATCGACGACTACTCCAACAGCACCCCGCAGGTCTTCACCCGCGTGGAACGGATCACCGACCGCTTCGTCGGTGCCGTCTATGAGCTGGACATCCGTGATCGGCGCGCCCTGTCGGCCGTATTCGACCGCCACTCCGTGGACGCCGTCGTGCACTTTGCCGCGCACAAGGCCGTGGGCGAGTCGACACGGATGCCCATCAAGTACTACGACAACAACGTCGGCGGCACGACCGCGCTGCTGCGGGTCATGCAGGAACACGCCGTGCACCAGCTGGTGTTCTCCTCGTCCTGCTCGATCTACGGCGACGCGGGACGCGGCCCGCTCGACGAGTCGACGCCCGCGGCGCCCACCAATCCGTACGCCTCCTCCAAGTGGCTCTGCGAGCTGCTGCTCGCCGATGTGTGCGCCCGCTGCCCCGAGTTCACCGTGCTCGCCCTGCGCTACTTCAACCCGGTGGGCGCCCACCCCAGCGGGCTCCTCGGCGAGGACCCCGGCGGCGTGCCCGACAATCTGATGCCGTACGTCGCGCAGGTCGCCGTCGGCCGCCGGGAGCGGCTGCCCGTCTTCGGCCAGGACTACGCCACCCCCGACGGCACCGCTGTCCGCGACTATCTGCACGTCATGGACACCGCCGAGGCCCACCGGGTGGCCCTCGACCACCTCGCCGACCGACCCGGCATGCAGATCTTCAACCTGGGTGTCGGCGCGGGCCGTTCGGTCCTCGACGTGATCTCCGCGTTCGCCGCGGCCTGCGGCCGGGCCGTCCCGTACCAGATCCTGCCGCGCCGGCCCGGCGACGTCACCGAACTCGTCGCCGACGCGGGCGCGGTGGCGCGCGCCTGGGGCTGGCGCCCCACCCGCGACCTCGCCGACATGTGCCGTGACGCGTGGCGGTTCCAGCAGCTCAATCCGCACGGCTACGCCGGCTCCGGACGGCACCCGAACGGCACCCGGCACGACCCCTGA